In the genome of Populus trichocarpa isolate Nisqually-1 chromosome 10, P.trichocarpa_v4.1, whole genome shotgun sequence, the window tttgtatttaaGTTAATCATATTACTTTAGATTAGTGTGATTACATTATACAATATCAATGAAATCCTAGTCTCCtgctctcttattttttttatatttaacagAGAACATACCCCAGATAATACTTTCAACTTTCTCATTGTATAGGGTTCTTCAGAAGCAGCTCTAGCTTTCCACATCCACCACACCACTGGCTCTTATCTGCCAAAGAGAAAATAACTTCtaaatcatgaataaaaatgTTACCTGAAAATTATATTCCGATCTAGGGTCTTCAGGAGCACACTGCCTCCAAAAGGTCCCTTGGTTTTCAAAACCACAACATAAATAGAATAGGCAAAGCAGAGGCCTGAAAAGGTTGGACATAACAAATTTGTAAGAGCTAATCCTGTTCCAATTTATGGTCTTCAGGAGAAAACTTTACTGCTTAATGCATACAAAGTAGCTATCATGACACACTGATTTCAGTATTAAAATTGTGGGTAAACTAGTACCACAGCTCACGAAAGAAGCTTGGCtctgaacaaaataaaacagagaaaaaaagttCAGATAACCGATCCCCAACTACCTAGTGATCAAGAGATAAATTATATTCACCAGCCACAAGCGAAAGAACAGACATGCAGATGAGAATCCTCAGGTAAATCCATTTTGGCCTGGACTCAGAAGTTAAGATCCCAATGATGCATTACGATATATCAGAAATATACTAATTCTGCTAATTCTAAAATTCTATTCTCCCATTCTCCTATTTGACCCTGgcttgaaataacaaaacagaagGTAATGTTAGGCTGCCAAATCACAATAATAATCAAGGCTTATGTATGCTAATGGTGCATGATTTTCCATAAGTAGAAATTACGAGGTTGAACTTCCTGTCAAAAGTTAATGGCCTTTTTTGGCTGAAAGTTCTGAAACACTTGCTgaacttttcttcttcatacCCAAATATCTTTGACACTGGATCAAAATTGTGCctaagtttgattaatattataAGGCAGCTATTAACAGTTCCAGCACCGTCTAGTCAGAAACCATTTTCCAAGGATTTGATAATTGGGATACAAAAGTTGACATTCAGAACCAGTCTCAGTGAGTGCTGGTACCTTTGTACTACAAAATAGTACTGCAAGATTTTAATGATTATCCACTTGCTGTAATCACTCCTGTATTAGAAAGCAATCAAAGAACATCATTCCAGGCGGTGGACgagaaagaaagtaaaagcCACTCCATTACAGGCTGCATCTTTAGACACACATAGACCCGTGCAGTCACATCTCAACATCAATCCATGAATAAAACCTCAGAGTCTCATAGATCTGCTCGTGAACACACCAATTATTAGAAGTAAAACAACCataaatattgatcaaaatgccCATCTATTAATACAACTTAAATATCAACTCCAGATTCCACTTGATATTCACAAGTAAAGAGTTCAAACCCAACTAAATTTCAATATTATTCATATCACTTTCTCCAAACAATTGAAAcacttctttgaaaaaaaagcataatCCACTTAACTAAAAATGCTTACTTGCAGATTGATCACCCCTTCAAAATCTAGGAAATATCTTCTATTGAATAAAAATCCCACGTCAATTACGGCAACTCATGTGACTATGCAGTTTGACATCCTAATCCACTGAATGAAATTAATGTCAGCATAAAAAttatagcaaaataaaaaacctacaaaTTATGCAATCAGAAAAGGACCACTAAAAAGCAGAGAATTCAATCAACTTCAAGAAGTCAAATTGCTTTTCATTAACACTAATCAAGATACATAATATTGTCATTTCCTTCAATTTATATCCTCTCCCACTCTGAGAAAAGAGACCTCTACTTTGCACAATTTCAAAAATCGATTACCCACAATTCATATATACCAAAATGTTCTTCAACAATCAGATTACAAAGGCCACAAAACTACATTGCCAACCCAGTCAAGCAAAATTCGAAACCACACCATTCCCTGCTTCTTTACAGACACAAAAtatttgaacttcaaaattctaaaaaaaataaaaataaattgaaaaccaattaaTTACGGATCACTCTTGTACAACATCAGTATTATCTTCGTTTGGTGATCCAAACTTCTGCTCGAAAGAGTCTGTAACAACATCACGGGACCCTTTAACacccagaaaaacaaaaacccgtTAATAGAATGAACCCATAAAGCTAACTAAAAACccagaaagaaaaatttattgcaCAGACAAACACGTGTTTCTATTGTTATGTCATTATGTGCATCTGCAAAGGCTGTTTCTTTACCCGGAGAGCAGCAGTCgaggcaataaaaaaagaagcaaccataatttcttgtt includes:
- the LOC112328866 gene encoding uncharacterized protein LOC112328866 isoform X2, yielding MLDKTEAKKQEIMVASFFIASTAALRGPVMLLQTLSSRSLDHQTKIILMLYKSDPSDYSKWIIIKILQYYFVVQR
- the LOC112328866 gene encoding uncharacterized protein LOC112328866 isoform X1, which codes for MLDKTEAKKQEIMVASFFIASTAALRGPVMLLQTLSSRSLDHQTKIILMLYKSDPSDYSKWIIIKILQYYFVVQRPLLCLFYLCCGFENQGTFWRQCAPEDPRSEYNFQVTFLFMI